One Papaver somniferum cultivar HN1 chromosome 10, ASM357369v1, whole genome shotgun sequence genomic window carries:
- the LOC113317868 gene encoding uncharacterized protein LOC113317868: MGIFVTQEDESKSELVRRICSALTSSTVSPFRHIACIHHNHYQNIRSSFIDWYFLLRVEENAGIDKIRKQYRKLALQLHPDKNHHPNAELAFKLVSEAYICLTDKAKRTTFDFERNKRSKCEECDKARRPRSSGYLHKDAVKENTKCSREVLKETFIRESIVIQNCLRTHKATSKLGEDCPVFDPANYTFQDYPHRRTQLSHRYSVDYNLYPRKENAPMFNQTIRGIKCESPVFNWFRRRSAGTTLLV; the protein is encoded by the exons ATGGGAATTTTTGTTACACAAGAAGATGAATCGAAGTCAGAGTTGGTAAGAAGAATATGTTCAGCGTTAACATCATCGACAGTATCACCGTTTAGGCATATTGCATGTATTCATCATAATCACTACCAGAATATCAGATCATCTTTCATTGATtggtattttctacttaga GTTGAAGAAAATGCAGGAATAGATAAGATTCGAAAGCAATATCGTAAACTTG CTTTGCAACTTCATCCTGATAAAAACCATCATCCAAACGCTGAACTTGCATTCAAACTTGTCTCTGAG GCCTATATATGTCTCACTGATAAGGCGAAAAGAACAACATTTGATTTCGAGAGAAATAAAAGAAGTAAATGTGAAGAATGCGATAAAGCACGTCGACCACGTAGTAGCGGCTATTTACATAAAGATGCAGTAAAGGAAAATACTAAATGTTCAAGAGAAGTACTGAAAGAGACATTTATACGAGAAAGTATAGTAATTCAGAATTGTTTGAGAACTCATAAAGCAACATCAAAGTTGGGAGAAGATTGCCCGGTGTTTGATCCGGCGAATTATACGTTTCAAGATTACCCTCATCGCAGAACTCAGCTTAGTCACAGGTACTCCGTAGACTATAATTTGTATCCGAGAAAAGAAAATGCTCCAATGTTTAATCAAACAATAAGAGGAATAAAATGCGAGTCTCCCGTATTTAATTGGTTCCGTAGGAGATCTGCTGGAACCACATTGCTTGTTTAA
- the LOC113319522 gene encoding uncharacterized protein LOC113319522, whose amino-acid sequence MKKEIDEQVQSIDDFSGIVVPDSDDSEGDDEESDDKESDNDSARPDKNDWVASWNKKDPRELKTWIDVYAYFRKEQGDGGYGVILRNVVGKPIVASAKHSAEGKSFFFYQVLLGIKVGLKLAERHVLFDHSVRCNSIKVPQLILDARRCDDVKCKETTEIDNICKGCRSYLNFYAGGDVGLLPLIQDLKRQKFLPVAGFSRVSNEAAHYLAKMAKNKRLAGEEHNEIKPDAFPPELKDILWEDVIRSFSYRLVPWY is encoded by the exons ATGAAGAAAGAGATTGATGAACAAGTACAATCAATT GATGATTTCTCCGGGATTGTTGTCCCGGATAGTGATGACTCGGAGGGTGATGACGAGGAGAGTGATGACAAGGAGAGTGACAACGATAGTGCACGGCCAGACAAGAATGATTGGGTTGCTTCATGGAATAAGAAAGATCCCCGAGAGCTTAAGACTTGGATTGATGTGTATGCTTATTTCAGAAAGGAACAAGGCGATGGAGGATATGGAGTAATTCTACGCAATGTGGTCGGGAAGCCAATCGTTGCATCAGCCAAGCACTCAGCAGAaggaaaatctttttttttttatcaagtgtTGTTGGGAATAAAGGTTGGTCTCAAACTTGCTGAAAGACATGTGCTTTTTGATCACTCTGTCCGGTGCAATTCAATTAAAGTTCCACAGCTCATTTTGGATGCACGTCGCTGCGATGATGTTAAATGCAAAGAGACAACTGAAATTGATAATATTTGCAAGGGGTGTAGGAGTTATCTTAACTTTTATGCGGGTGGCGATGTGGGTTTGTTGCCTCTTATCCAGGATCTTAAACGCCAAAAATTCCTACCTGTGGCAGGATTTTCAAGGGTTTCCAATGAAGCTGCACATTATCTGGCAAAAATGGCAAAGAATAAAAGACTTGCAGGTGAGGAGCACAATGAGATTAAGCCAGATGCTTTTCCACCAGAGCTAAAAGATATTCTTTGGGAAGATGTTATTCGTTCATTTAGCTACCGATTGGTACCATGGTACTAA